In Lathamus discolor isolate bLatDis1 chromosome 1, bLatDis1.hap1, whole genome shotgun sequence, the following are encoded in one genomic region:
- the LOC136019085 gene encoding estradiol 17-beta-dehydrogenase 11-like encodes MNLFVEILLFVVTLIYSYLEAFVKLFIPVKRKSVSGELVLITGAGHGVGRATAFEFAKRQSRLVLWDISKHSVEETAAECKRLGATVQAFVVDCSKREEIYSAAEKVKQEIGDVSILVNNAGVITAADFLSTQDHQIERMFEVNILAHMWTTKAFLPTMIKNNHGHIVTVASAAGHLVTSFMVAYCSSKFAAVGFHKALTEELSTLGKDGIKTTCLSPIFINTGFVKNPSTRLGKILEIEEVVEALMEGILTNKKMVFVPPHLNIALLSEMLLPERALAVLKKLTNAKFDAVIGQRSTQ; translated from the exons ATGAATCTGTTTGTGGAAATCCTCCTGTTCGTGGTCACGCTCATCTACTCCTACTTAGAGGCGTTTGTGAAGCTTTTTATCCCTGTGAAGAGAAAGTCTGTCAGTGGAGAGCTCGTTCTCATCACAGGTGCTGGCCACGGGGTAGGGAGGGCGACAGCCTTCGAGTTTGCCAAGCGTCAGAGCAGACTGGTGCTGTGGGACATCAGCAAG CACAGTGTTGAGGAAACGGCAGCAGAATGCAAAAGGCTGGGAGCCACTGTACAAGCCTTCGTGGTGGACTGCAGCAAAAGGGAGGAAATCTACAGTGCTGCAGAGAAG GTAAAACAGGAAATTGGGGATGTCTCCATCCTGGTGAATAATGCTGGTGTGATTACAGCTGCTGACTTCCTCTCAACTCAGGACCACCAGATTGAAAGAATGTTTGAAGTCAACATTCTTGCTCACATGTGG ACCACAAAAGCTTTTCTGCCAACTATGATCAAAAATAACCATGGTCACATTGTCACGGTGGCTTCAGCAGCGGGTCATTTAGTAACTTCTTTCATGGTGGCTTACTG TTCAAGCAAGTTTGCTGCAGTTGGATTTCATAAAGCTCTGACAGAGGAGCTGTCTACCCTGGGAAAGGATGGAATAAAAACTACATGTCTTTCTCCAATATTTATAAACACGGGATTTGTCAAAAACCCCAGTACAAG GCTTGGGAAGATTTTGGAGATTGAGGAAGTTGTCGAGGCCCTGATGGAAGGAATATTGACCAACAAGAAAATGGTTTTTGTTCCACCACATCTAAACATTGCTTTACTCTCTGAAAT GTTGCTTCCAGAACGTGCCTTGGCTGTCCTGAAAAAGCTCACCAATGCCAAGTTTGATGCAGTCATTGGGCAGAGAAGCACCCAGTGA
- the NUDT9 gene encoding ADP-ribose pyrophosphatase, mitochondrial isoform X2, producing the protein MERTSRRAGGSPDWWRSPNELNLSANCWSHLHPVNMLNSYNVKLYHSKALTSPYPGSHVERSQVPADKVGWLTEWKDYDPVEYTAKSVLAGPSWADPQINDKGFSPKFNERDGEVDRKSLNGTYMVENGRPRNPVGRTGLTGRGLLGRWGPNHAADPVVTRWKRDGSGNKVAHPVTGRNILQFVAIKRRDCGEWAIPGGMVDPGEKISATLKREFEEEALNSLQKSPEEKAELEKQLHKLFSQEHFVVYRGYVDDPRNTDNAWMETEAVNYHDETGETLDNLPLEAGDDAGMVKWVDITEKLKLYASHSYFVKLVTEKWGAHWSENPGPECHE; encoded by the exons ATGGAGAGGACGAGCCGGAGGGCTGGAGGCTCTCCTGATTGGTGGCGCTCACCCAATGAGCT taatttgtCTGCAAACTGTTGGTCCCATCTTCATCCTGTTAACATGCTCAACAGTTATAATGTTAAGCTCTACCACAGCAAAGCTCTCACCTCCCCATATCCAGGATCACATGTGGAGCGTAGCCAGGTTCCCGCAGATAAAGTGGGCTGGCTGACTGAGTGGAAAGATTATGATCCTGTGGAGTACACTGCAAAATCTGTTTTGGCTGGACCCAGTTGGGCAGATCCGCAAATCAA TGATAAAGGGTTTTCTCCCAAATTCAATGAGAGAGATGGAGAAGTGGACAGGAAGAGCCTCAATGGCACATACATGGTTGAAAATGGGAGGCCCCG AAATCCAGTGGGAAGGACTGGCCTCACAGGCAGAGGATTGTTAGGGCGCTGGGGACCAAACCATGCTGCTGATCCTGTTGTAACTAG GTGGAAGAGAGATGGAAGTGGGAATAAAGTTGCTCATCCAGTTACTGGCAGAAACATCTTGCAGTTTGTAGCTATCAAGAGGAGAGACTGTGGGGAGTGGGCCATTCCAGGG GGGATGGTGGACCCAGGGGAGAAGATCAGTGCTACACTGAAGCGAGAATTTGAGGAGGAGGCCTTGAATTCCTTGCAGAAATCGCCTGAGGAGAAAGCGGAATTAGAGAAGCAACTCCACAAGCTGTTCAGCCAGGAACACTTTGTG GTATACAGAGGATATGTGGATGACCCTCGTAACACTGATAATGCCTGGATGGAGACAGAGGCTGTGAACTATCATGATGAAACTG GTGAGACACTGGATAATTTGCCCCTGGAAGCAGGTGATGATGCTGGAATGGTCAAGTGGGTTGACATCACTGAGAAGCTCAAGCTGTATGCAAGTCATAGCTACTTTGTTAAGCTTGTGACTGAGAAATGGGGAGCCCACTGGAGTGAGAATCCTGGTCCTGAGTGCCATGAGTGA
- the NUDT9 gene encoding ADP-ribose pyrophosphatase, mitochondrial isoform X1 yields MLGRMCLTPCPALRSRGGPVPLSMLLLAGALRAGTVPGVSRAVAVFTFAFTLSAPPAWCVLQRRPPLSNLSANCWSHLHPVNMLNSYNVKLYHSKALTSPYPGSHVERSQVPADKVGWLTEWKDYDPVEYTAKSVLAGPSWADPQINDKGFSPKFNERDGEVDRKSLNGTYMVENGRPRNPVGRTGLTGRGLLGRWGPNHAADPVVTRWKRDGSGNKVAHPVTGRNILQFVAIKRRDCGEWAIPGGMVDPGEKISATLKREFEEEALNSLQKSPEEKAELEKQLHKLFSQEHFVVYRGYVDDPRNTDNAWMETEAVNYHDETGETLDNLPLEAGDDAGMVKWVDITEKLKLYASHSYFVKLVTEKWGAHWSENPGPECHE; encoded by the exons ATGCTCGGGCGGATGTGCCTGACTCCGTGCCCAGCTCTGCGCAGCCGAGGTGGGCCGGTGCCGCTGTCAATGCTGCTCCTCGCCGGCGCCCTGCGTGCAGGCACGGTGCCCGGTGTGTCCCGGGCAGTCGCCGTGTTCACTTTCGCTTTTACGCTGTCCGCCCCGCCTGCCTGGTGTGTTCTGCAGCGCCGCCCGCCCCTCAG taatttgtCTGCAAACTGTTGGTCCCATCTTCATCCTGTTAACATGCTCAACAGTTATAATGTTAAGCTCTACCACAGCAAAGCTCTCACCTCCCCATATCCAGGATCACATGTGGAGCGTAGCCAGGTTCCCGCAGATAAAGTGGGCTGGCTGACTGAGTGGAAAGATTATGATCCTGTGGAGTACACTGCAAAATCTGTTTTGGCTGGACCCAGTTGGGCAGATCCGCAAATCAA TGATAAAGGGTTTTCTCCCAAATTCAATGAGAGAGATGGAGAAGTGGACAGGAAGAGCCTCAATGGCACATACATGGTTGAAAATGGGAGGCCCCG AAATCCAGTGGGAAGGACTGGCCTCACAGGCAGAGGATTGTTAGGGCGCTGGGGACCAAACCATGCTGCTGATCCTGTTGTAACTAG GTGGAAGAGAGATGGAAGTGGGAATAAAGTTGCTCATCCAGTTACTGGCAGAAACATCTTGCAGTTTGTAGCTATCAAGAGGAGAGACTGTGGGGAGTGGGCCATTCCAGGG GGGATGGTGGACCCAGGGGAGAAGATCAGTGCTACACTGAAGCGAGAATTTGAGGAGGAGGCCTTGAATTCCTTGCAGAAATCGCCTGAGGAGAAAGCGGAATTAGAGAAGCAACTCCACAAGCTGTTCAGCCAGGAACACTTTGTG GTATACAGAGGATATGTGGATGACCCTCGTAACACTGATAATGCCTGGATGGAGACAGAGGCTGTGAACTATCATGATGAAACTG GTGAGACACTGGATAATTTGCCCCTGGAAGCAGGTGATGATGCTGGAATGGTCAAGTGGGTTGACATCACTGAGAAGCTCAAGCTGTATGCAAGTCATAGCTACTTTGTTAAGCTTGTGACTGAGAAATGGGGAGCCCACTGGAGTGAGAATCCTGGTCCTGAGTGCCATGAGTGA